A portion of the Caenorhabditis elegans chromosome III genome contains these proteins:
- the W09D6.1 gene encoding AMP-dependent synthetase/ligase domain-containing protein (Partially confirmed by transcript evidence) produces the protein MTEINRNLKIIDVGCNATIPAEDIFEKIDNFTEILRNSNCRAITGSDVVFISIERGLDAIVAVIACLRLELVFTFCPPASDTDDVVRKFRTTLVFNGKHVSRIAQNDENGLLAAESICYVIQTSGTTGAKKQVAVPVDCIRKNIEHFCSLFNLTSSDSILFSTSLHFDPSIVELFMAFHVGCTLIITPDEYRSEPHKLQKSIDKFQPTVVQLTPTVFEMLPSADSLLSATSSLRILLLGGSHFPISSINSCRSPENKTRVFNVYGVTEVSCWASYFEVEHGCSEVLIGEAIYGTQLGVDSDGQLILGGPRQCYVDGVKALNHKTGDRVEVTENGGQKIVGRIDRLIKHRGIRICLDHLSHVALRHDPSIQSLHTMLLDNRNIVQFHVGPGSSSPTHKTLRLDATTVVPITVIQVAELPINSSGKVDEKALERIYGKVSGGGNSKFQEIFEQKLKVKLSEVLDVSFVSLGVNSLLAAELSTFFQVSQQTEVMRRMLNETVPVGDVLRKFELSPKLQSHVDFEVRKIIRKRQPKMRWAVDLRKCIDGNLLVICNTLVVCASHAGIVIAVNPQTGNLIWRAECGVRFECKPILVNDQVVLGCKSTGLYFICVKTGQIQNSVILETVGVRAQCAFDGGAIYCTTENGNFHVIDPKTYGSIYSHAISKIPGGTSVGPVIAPDGSIFATITAGAVLRTTVPRKSIIHGIRRRHPFWTNFR, from the exons atgacggaaatcaatcggaatttgaaaattatcgatgtGGGTTGCAACGCGACAATTCCGGCGGAGgatattttcgagaaaatcgataatttcacgGAAATTCTCAGGAATTCAAATTGCCGCGCGATCACCGGCTCCGACGTGGTTTTCATATCGATTGAAAGAGGTCTCGACGCGATTGTTGCCGTTATTGC atgccTCCGACTTGAGCTTGTGTTCACATTTTGCCCGCCGGCGAGCGATACTGATGACGTGGTGCGGAAGTTTCGAACGACGCTGGTTTTCAACGGAAAACAT GTATCTAGGATCGCTCAAAACGATGAGAACGGACTTTTAGCGGCGGAGAGCATTTGCTACGTAATTCAAACTAGCGGGACTACTGGAGCTAAAAAACAAGTGGCAGTTCCAGTTGACTGTATTCGCAAGAATATTGAGCATTTTTG TTCGCTCTTCAATCTAACATCATCGGATTCCATCCTTTTCTCAACTTCTCTTCATTTCGATCCTTCAATTGTTGAACTTTTCATGGCTTTTCACGTGGGATGTACATTAATCATTACACCTGATGAGTATCGAAGTGAACCtcacaaacttcaaaaatcaatcgaTAAATTCCAGCCGACAGTGGTTCAg TTAACCCCAACGGTATTCGAGATGCTTCCATCCGCCGACTCCCTGCTGTCTGCCACGTCGTCACTACGTATTCTGCTGCTCGGCGGCTCACATTTCCCCATATCTTCCATCAATTCATGCAGAAGCCCGGAGAACAAGACCCGCGTATTCAATGTCTACGGAGTGACGGAAGTGTCGTGTTGGGCGTCGTATTTTGAAGTGGAACACGGATGCTCCGAGGTTTTAATCGGAGAAGCAATCTACGGAACCCAGCTTGGCGTGGATTCTGATGGCCAGCTGATTTTGG gCGGGCCCCGCCAGTGCTATGTGGATGGCGTGAAGGCACTGAACCACAAAACTGGGGATCGTGTTGAAGTTACAGAGAACGGAGGTCAAAAGATTGTTGGAAGAATTGATAGACTG aTCAAACACCGTGGAATCCGAATCTGCCTGGATCACCTGAGCCACGTGGCACTCCGCCATGACCCCTCTATTCAATCTCTCCACACCATGCTCCTTGATAACCGGAACATTGTGCAATTCCACGTGGGACCCGGATCCTCGTCGCCCACTCACAAAACTCTGCGGCTCGACGCAACTACAGTAGTCCCGATTACAGTAATCCAGGTTGCCGAGCTGCCGATTAATTCCAGCGGAAAAGTCGACGAGAAGGCGCTGGAGCGAATTTACGGCAAAGTTAGCGGcgggggaaattcaaaattccaggaGATTTTCGAGCAAAAGCTGAAGGTTAAGCTCTCAGAGGTGCTCGACGTGAGCTTTGTGTCCCTTGGTGTTAACTCTTTGCTAGCTGCAGAGTTATCCACATTTTTCCAAGTGTCACAGCAGACGGAGGTGATGAGACGGATGCTGAACGAGACAGTACCTGTTGGAGATGTTTtacggaaatttgaattgtcaCCAAAGCTCCAAAGCCACGTAGATTTTGAAGTTCGAAAAATCATTAGAAAACGACAGCCAAAAATGAGATGGGCGGTGGATTTGCGCAAGTGCATCGATGGAAACTTGCTTgttatttg caacacCCTCGTCGTCTGCGCCTCGCATGCCGGTATTGTGATCGCCGTGAATCCGCAGACTGGCAATTTGATTTGGAGAGCCGAATGTGGTGTCAGATTTGAGTGCAAACCGATTTTAGTGAATGATCAAGTGGTTTTAG GCTGCAAATCGACCGGTCTATACTTTATCTGTGTGAAAACCggtcaaattcaaaattctgtcATCCTGGAGACCGTCGGAGTACGTGCTCAATGTGCATTCGACGGCGGTGCCATTTATTGTACCActgaaaatgggaattttcaTGTTATTGATCCGAAA ACGTACGGCTCAATCTACTCCCACGCAATCTCCAAAATCCCTGGCGGTACATCAGTTGGCCCTGTTATTGCTCCAGATGGCTCAATCTTTGCTACCATCACGGCCGGCGCGGTGCTCCGGACCACGGTacccagaaaatcgataatt CACGGAATTCGGCGCCGCCACCcgttttggaccaattttcGCTGA
- the W09D6.1 gene encoding AMP-dependent synthetase/ligase domain-containing protein (Partially confirmed by transcript evidence) produces MTEINRNLKIIDVGCNATIPAEDIFEKIDNFTEILRNSNCRAITGSDVVFISIERGLDAIVAVIACLRLELVFTFCPPASDTDDVVRKFRTTLVFNGKHVSRIAQNDENGLLAAESICYVIQTSGTTGAKKQVAVPVDCIRKNIEHFCSLFNLTSSDSILFSTSLHFDPSIVELFMAFHVGCTLIITPDEYRSEPHKLQKSIDKFQPTVVQLTPTVFEMLPSADSLLSATSSLRILLLGGSHFPISSINSCRSPENKTRVFNVYGVTEVSCWASYFEVEHGCSEVLIGEAIYGTQLGVDSDGQLILGGPRQCYVDGVKALNHKTGDRVEVTENGGQKIVGRIDRLIKHRGIRICLDHLSHVALRHDPSIQSLHTMLLDNRNIVQFHVGPGSSSPTHKTLRLDATTVVPITVIQVAELPINSSGKVDEKALERIYGKVSGGGNSKFQEIFEQKLKVKLSEVLDVSFVSLGVNSLLAAELSTFFQVSQQTEVMRRMLNETVPVGDVLRKFELSPKLQSHVDFEVRKIIRKRQPKMRWAVDLRKCIDGNLLVICNTLVVCASHAGIVIAVNPQTGNLIWRAECGVRFECKPILVNDQVVLGCKSTGLYFICVKTGQIQNSVILETVGVRAQCAFDGGAIYCTTENGNFHVIDPKTYGSIYSHAISKIPGGTSVGPVIAPDGSIFATITAGAVLRTTHGIRRRHPFWTNFR; encoded by the exons atgacggaaatcaatcggaatttgaaaattatcgatgtGGGTTGCAACGCGACAATTCCGGCGGAGgatattttcgagaaaatcgataatttcacgGAAATTCTCAGGAATTCAAATTGCCGCGCGATCACCGGCTCCGACGTGGTTTTCATATCGATTGAAAGAGGTCTCGACGCGATTGTTGCCGTTATTGC atgccTCCGACTTGAGCTTGTGTTCACATTTTGCCCGCCGGCGAGCGATACTGATGACGTGGTGCGGAAGTTTCGAACGACGCTGGTTTTCAACGGAAAACAT GTATCTAGGATCGCTCAAAACGATGAGAACGGACTTTTAGCGGCGGAGAGCATTTGCTACGTAATTCAAACTAGCGGGACTACTGGAGCTAAAAAACAAGTGGCAGTTCCAGTTGACTGTATTCGCAAGAATATTGAGCATTTTTG TTCGCTCTTCAATCTAACATCATCGGATTCCATCCTTTTCTCAACTTCTCTTCATTTCGATCCTTCAATTGTTGAACTTTTCATGGCTTTTCACGTGGGATGTACATTAATCATTACACCTGATGAGTATCGAAGTGAACCtcacaaacttcaaaaatcaatcgaTAAATTCCAGCCGACAGTGGTTCAg TTAACCCCAACGGTATTCGAGATGCTTCCATCCGCCGACTCCCTGCTGTCTGCCACGTCGTCACTACGTATTCTGCTGCTCGGCGGCTCACATTTCCCCATATCTTCCATCAATTCATGCAGAAGCCCGGAGAACAAGACCCGCGTATTCAATGTCTACGGAGTGACGGAAGTGTCGTGTTGGGCGTCGTATTTTGAAGTGGAACACGGATGCTCCGAGGTTTTAATCGGAGAAGCAATCTACGGAACCCAGCTTGGCGTGGATTCTGATGGCCAGCTGATTTTGG gCGGGCCCCGCCAGTGCTATGTGGATGGCGTGAAGGCACTGAACCACAAAACTGGGGATCGTGTTGAAGTTACAGAGAACGGAGGTCAAAAGATTGTTGGAAGAATTGATAGACTG aTCAAACACCGTGGAATCCGAATCTGCCTGGATCACCTGAGCCACGTGGCACTCCGCCATGACCCCTCTATTCAATCTCTCCACACCATGCTCCTTGATAACCGGAACATTGTGCAATTCCACGTGGGACCCGGATCCTCGTCGCCCACTCACAAAACTCTGCGGCTCGACGCAACTACAGTAGTCCCGATTACAGTAATCCAGGTTGCCGAGCTGCCGATTAATTCCAGCGGAAAAGTCGACGAGAAGGCGCTGGAGCGAATTTACGGCAAAGTTAGCGGcgggggaaattcaaaattccaggaGATTTTCGAGCAAAAGCTGAAGGTTAAGCTCTCAGAGGTGCTCGACGTGAGCTTTGTGTCCCTTGGTGTTAACTCTTTGCTAGCTGCAGAGTTATCCACATTTTTCCAAGTGTCACAGCAGACGGAGGTGATGAGACGGATGCTGAACGAGACAGTACCTGTTGGAGATGTTTtacggaaatttgaattgtcaCCAAAGCTCCAAAGCCACGTAGATTTTGAAGTTCGAAAAATCATTAGAAAACGACAGCCAAAAATGAGATGGGCGGTGGATTTGCGCAAGTGCATCGATGGAAACTTGCTTgttatttg caacacCCTCGTCGTCTGCGCCTCGCATGCCGGTATTGTGATCGCCGTGAATCCGCAGACTGGCAATTTGATTTGGAGAGCCGAATGTGGTGTCAGATTTGAGTGCAAACCGATTTTAGTGAATGATCAAGTGGTTTTAG GCTGCAAATCGACCGGTCTATACTTTATCTGTGTGAAAACCggtcaaattcaaaattctgtcATCCTGGAGACCGTCGGAGTACGTGCTCAATGTGCATTCGACGGCGGTGCCATTTATTGTACCActgaaaatgggaattttcaTGTTATTGATCCGAAA ACGTACGGCTCAATCTACTCCCACGCAATCTCCAAAATCCCTGGCGGTACATCAGTTGGCCCTGTTATTGCTCCAGATGGCTCAATCTTTGCTACCATCACGGCCGGCGCGGTGCTCCGGACCACG CACGGAATTCGGCGCCGCCACCcgttttggaccaattttcGCTGA
- the W09D6.1 gene encoding AMP-dependent synthetase/ligase domain-containing protein (Confirmed by transcript evidence), with amino-acid sequence MTEINRNLKIIDVGCNATIPAEDIFEKIDNFTEILRNSNCRAITGSDVVFISIERGLDAIVAVIACLRLELVFTFCPPASDTDDVVRKFRTTLVFNGKHVSRIAQNDENGLLAAESICYVIQTSGTTGAKKQVAVPVDCIRKNIEHFCSLFNLTSSDSILFSTSLHFDPSIVELFMAFHVGCTLIITPDEYRSEPHKLQKSIDKFQPTVVQLTPTVFEMLPSADSLLSATSSLRILLLGGSHFPISSINSCRSPENKTRVFNVYGVTEVSCWASYFEVEHGCSEVLIGEAIYGTQLGVDSDGQLILGGPRQCYVDGVKALNHKTGDRVEVTENGGQKIVGRIDRLIKHRGIRICLDHLSHVALRHDPSIQSLHTMLLDNRNIVQFHVGPGSSSPTHKTLRLDATTVVPITVIQVAELPINSSGKVDEKALERIYGKVSGGGNSKFQEIFEQKLKVKLSEVLDVSFVSLGVNSLLAAELSTFFQVSQQTEVMRRMLNETVPVGDVLRKFELSPKLQSHVDFEVRKIIRKRQPKMRWAVDLRKCIDGNLLVICNTLVVCASHAGIVIAVNPQTGNLIWRAECGVRFECKPILVNDQVVLGCKSTGLYFICVKTGQIQNSVILETVGVRAQCAFDGGAIYCTTENGNFHVIDPKTYGSIYSHAISKIPGGTSVGPVIAPDGSIFATITAGAVLRTTKNPYSSTEFGAATRFGPIFAEPLFVGSSVIITTVHGVLTSFDVESGRRQDQISLENENCFCAPLPIANSHLLVATQSGTVLHVSLSPKLSILSIFRFDLPSPGISYVKTPKFLRRSCGDKKPMIMMTSKSGWLILAEISENGGELQNLEAIPISNKEIFTSPEIIDNVGRGGAGNNILLIAGRDDYLRAWDFDTWH; translated from the exons atgacggaaatcaatcggaatttgaaaattatcgatgtGGGTTGCAACGCGACAATTCCGGCGGAGgatattttcgagaaaatcgataatttcacgGAAATTCTCAGGAATTCAAATTGCCGCGCGATCACCGGCTCCGACGTGGTTTTCATATCGATTGAAAGAGGTCTCGACGCGATTGTTGCCGTTATTGC atgccTCCGACTTGAGCTTGTGTTCACATTTTGCCCGCCGGCGAGCGATACTGATGACGTGGTGCGGAAGTTTCGAACGACGCTGGTTTTCAACGGAAAACAT GTATCTAGGATCGCTCAAAACGATGAGAACGGACTTTTAGCGGCGGAGAGCATTTGCTACGTAATTCAAACTAGCGGGACTACTGGAGCTAAAAAACAAGTGGCAGTTCCAGTTGACTGTATTCGCAAGAATATTGAGCATTTTTG TTCGCTCTTCAATCTAACATCATCGGATTCCATCCTTTTCTCAACTTCTCTTCATTTCGATCCTTCAATTGTTGAACTTTTCATGGCTTTTCACGTGGGATGTACATTAATCATTACACCTGATGAGTATCGAAGTGAACCtcacaaacttcaaaaatcaatcgaTAAATTCCAGCCGACAGTGGTTCAg TTAACCCCAACGGTATTCGAGATGCTTCCATCCGCCGACTCCCTGCTGTCTGCCACGTCGTCACTACGTATTCTGCTGCTCGGCGGCTCACATTTCCCCATATCTTCCATCAATTCATGCAGAAGCCCGGAGAACAAGACCCGCGTATTCAATGTCTACGGAGTGACGGAAGTGTCGTGTTGGGCGTCGTATTTTGAAGTGGAACACGGATGCTCCGAGGTTTTAATCGGAGAAGCAATCTACGGAACCCAGCTTGGCGTGGATTCTGATGGCCAGCTGATTTTGG gCGGGCCCCGCCAGTGCTATGTGGATGGCGTGAAGGCACTGAACCACAAAACTGGGGATCGTGTTGAAGTTACAGAGAACGGAGGTCAAAAGATTGTTGGAAGAATTGATAGACTG aTCAAACACCGTGGAATCCGAATCTGCCTGGATCACCTGAGCCACGTGGCACTCCGCCATGACCCCTCTATTCAATCTCTCCACACCATGCTCCTTGATAACCGGAACATTGTGCAATTCCACGTGGGACCCGGATCCTCGTCGCCCACTCACAAAACTCTGCGGCTCGACGCAACTACAGTAGTCCCGATTACAGTAATCCAGGTTGCCGAGCTGCCGATTAATTCCAGCGGAAAAGTCGACGAGAAGGCGCTGGAGCGAATTTACGGCAAAGTTAGCGGcgggggaaattcaaaattccaggaGATTTTCGAGCAAAAGCTGAAGGTTAAGCTCTCAGAGGTGCTCGACGTGAGCTTTGTGTCCCTTGGTGTTAACTCTTTGCTAGCTGCAGAGTTATCCACATTTTTCCAAGTGTCACAGCAGACGGAGGTGATGAGACGGATGCTGAACGAGACAGTACCTGTTGGAGATGTTTtacggaaatttgaattgtcaCCAAAGCTCCAAAGCCACGTAGATTTTGAAGTTCGAAAAATCATTAGAAAACGACAGCCAAAAATGAGATGGGCGGTGGATTTGCGCAAGTGCATCGATGGAAACTTGCTTgttatttg caacacCCTCGTCGTCTGCGCCTCGCATGCCGGTATTGTGATCGCCGTGAATCCGCAGACTGGCAATTTGATTTGGAGAGCCGAATGTGGTGTCAGATTTGAGTGCAAACCGATTTTAGTGAATGATCAAGTGGTTTTAG GCTGCAAATCGACCGGTCTATACTTTATCTGTGTGAAAACCggtcaaattcaaaattctgtcATCCTGGAGACCGTCGGAGTACGTGCTCAATGTGCATTCGACGGCGGTGCCATTTATTGTACCActgaaaatgggaattttcaTGTTATTGATCCGAAA ACGTACGGCTCAATCTACTCCCACGCAATCTCCAAAATCCCTGGCGGTACATCAGTTGGCCCTGTTATTGCTCCAGATGGCTCAATCTTTGCTACCATCACGGCCGGCGCGGTGCTCCGGACCACG AAAAACCCGTATTCCAGCACGGAATTCGGCGCCGCCACCcgttttggaccaattttcGCTGAACCATTGTTTGTCGGCAGCTCAGTGATTATCACGACAGTGCACGGAGTTTTGACCAGTTTTGATGTGGAGAGTGGGCGGAGACAG GACCAAATCTCcctcgaaaatgaaaattgtttctgtGCTCCGTTACCGATTGCCAACTCCCACCTCCTCGTGGCCACCCAGTCAGGAACTGTGCTCCACGTGTCGCTGAGCcccaaattatcgattttgagcatttttcgatttgatctacCGTCACCCGGAATCTCCTACGTAAAAACTCCGAAATTTTTGCGAAGAAGCTGTGGTGATAAGAAGCCGATGATCATGATGACTTCAAAAAGCGGGTGGCtcattttggcggaaatttctgaaaatggcgGAGAGCTGCAAAATCTGGAAGCAATTCCGATTTCGAATAAGGAAATTTTCACGTCTCCGGAAATAATCGATAATGTCGGAAGAGGAGGAGCCGGCAACAACATTTTATTGATCGCTGGAAGAGATGATTATTTAAGAGCTTGGGATTTTGACACGTGGCactga
- the str-261 gene encoding Serpentine receptor class r-10 (Confirmed by transcript evidence), giving the protein MQIDDAILLNISAFCAVSINFLLILLILTKSPKSLGSYKFLMIYINLFEFTYAILYCAEKPDLFTKESAFFLIVNWKESLFPKFIACILDLLFVGFFGISIAILALHFVYRFLSMTNNHHVKSFDSWKIILWFMIPLLNGVTFMVTGGIILCADRETDRFMSENYPELVDDTTNITDLYYMGAFFWPKLENSQTEKYFSWKGAEGSIIVMGLIGLSSSIMVYFGVKGYRSMNKLISQTTCSLKFKSVQQQLFHALVFQTLIPVFLMHIPASAIYITIFFGKSSEIVGQTLSLTIAMYPALNPLPTIFIVKNYRKAVKEVLMGFQNKITGKQRVSQITSTAFSTQSARQTNQ; this is encoded by the exons atgcaaatcgaCGACGCAATTCTCTTGAACATTTCCGCATTTTGTGCGGTATCTATCAATTTTCTACTTATTCTCCTTATTCTCACCAAATCCCCGAAATCCTTGGGTTCCTACAAGTTTCTTATGATTTATATCAATTTATTCGAGTTTACTTATGCCATATTGTACTGTGCTGAAAAGccg gatCTTTTCACAAAGGAGTCGGCGTTTTTCCTGATTGTCAACTGGAAAGAGTCGTTGTTCCCAAAATTCATTGCATGTATTTTGGATT TACTTTTCGTTGGCTTCTTCGGGATTTCCATCGCAATCCTGGCGCTCCATTTTGTTTACCGATTTCTGAGTATGACTAA TAACCATCATGTCAAGTCATTTGATTCGTGGAAAATCATTTTGTGGTTTATGATTCCACTTTTAAACGGGGTAACTTTTATGGTAACCGGTGGAATTATTCTGTGCGCCGATCGGGAAACTGATAGGTTTATGAG tgaaaacTATCCCGAACTCGTGGATGATACAACAAATATCACTGATCTCTACTACATGGGAGCATTTTTTTGGCCGAAGCTTGAGAATTCGCAGACGGAAAAATACTTTAGTTGGAAAGGTGCCGAGGGGTCAATTATTGTTATGGGATTAATT gGATTATCAAGCTCTATAATGGTATACTTTGGTGTAAAAGGCTATCGGAGCATGAACAAGCTCATCTCCCAAACAACATGCTCCCTGAAGTTCAAAAGTGTCCAGCAGCAATTATTCCACGCATTGGTCTTTCAAACTCTTATTCCTGTATTCTTGATGCATATTCCGGCTTCTGCAATCTATATcactatattttttggaaaatcttcgGAAATTGTAGGTCAAACTCTGAGCTTGACTATTGCAATGTATCCTGCGCTGAACCCATTGCCGACTATATTTATCGTGAAGAATTACCGGAAAGCTGTGAAAG aagttcTCATGGGCTTTCAAAATAAGATTACCGGCAAACAAAGGGTATCGCAAATAACCTCAACAGCGTTTTCAACACAGAGTGCCAGACAGACGAATCAATAA
- the str-246 gene encoding Serpentine receptor class r-10 (Predicted), which yields MLTKIIFKRVFAIFGVVNNFLLIIFIIFKSPKQFGNYKCLMAYISIFEIFYSILDFLTVPTIYSHNSAFLVIIEKDSAIFPDSLLQVANISFCSLFGMSMAIFAIHFVYRLLVMIGPKYLYHYHLQKVLGLIGCTIIVGCGWTVVMHISFGPTKYSDSLISLEYLEPRNLTLSDVDYVGAHFHHTDSYGNQFINWNSMIALVMMTIAIMLSFTTVILCGLKIYKDAQENLSLRSSTDNNIQSQIFWALVLQTIIPVVLMHFPAGIGYLFSMLNRSTEILGEIPAITIFMYPALDPLPSFFIIRSYREAILELLGCKKSEMSVIPTEMSLQVIRTPAGKTPEENR from the exons ATGCTcacgaaaataatttttaaacgagtttttgcgatttttggagtagtcaataactttttattgataatttttataatattcaaGTCACCAAAACAGTTTGGAAATTATAAATGTTTGATGGCTTATatctctatttttgaaattttctactcAATTCTGGATTTTCTGACGGTTCCT acaatttaTAGCCACAACTCTGCTTTTTTGGTTATCATCGAAAAAGATTCAGCGATTTTTCCGGATTCTCTACTTCAAGTTGCTAACa TATCGTTCTGTAGTCTATTTGGCATGTCaatggcaatttttgcaattcatTTTGTCTACAGACTCTTGGTGATGATTGG ACCTAAGTATCTATACCATTACCATTTGCAAAAGGTACTTGGTCTTATTGGATGTACAATTATTGTGGGATGTGGTTGGACTGTGGTCATGCATATTAGTTTCGGTCCAACTAAGTATTCGGATTCTTTAATAAg cCTGGAATACCTTGAACCCAGAAATCTTACTCTGAGCGATGTTGATTACGTTGGAGCGCACTTTCATCATACAGATAGCTATGGaaatcaatttattaattGGAATTCAATGATTGCACTTGTCATGATGACAATTGCCATA atgcTCAGCTTCACTACTGTAATCCTCTGTggcttaaaaatttacaaagaTGCGCAGGAAAACTTGTCTCTGAGGTCCTCAACCGATAATAATATTCAGTCTCAAATCTTCTGGGCTCTGGTTCTCCAGACAATTATTCCAGTAGTACTTATGCATTTTCCTGCTGGAATTggatatttattttctatgcTGAATCGGTCAACAGAGATATTGGGTGAAATCCCGGCGATTACCATTTTTATGTACCCGGCTTTGGACCCGCTACCCAGTTTCTTTATTATTAGAAGCTATCGGGAAGCTATTTTgg aattactTGGATGTAAAAAGTCTGAAATGAGTGTTATACCGACGGAAATGAGCCTTCAAGTAATAAGAACACCCGCTGGAAAAACTCCAGAAGAAAATCGCTGA
- the W09D6.4 gene encoding uncharacterized protein (Confirmed by transcript evidence): MMVGYLAGCIGIMLVLQLSIVNCQLVPSGRHNQKIADQINDYNNDPHIIKAEISAPDVVVNKYTLQDKDISAALKKHVAEAAAHFATMTDADRDAAVVQLPNANHTGNGGGGKGKRSSDMKIDVEGTKNLYKQALEFLDKYDVELHVE, encoded by the exons atgatggTTGGATATTTGGCTGGATGTATTGGCATCATGTTGGTGCTTCAATTGTCAATTGTCAATTGTCAACTAGTGCCAAGTGGACGACACAATCAGAAGATAGCTGATCAGATCAATGATTACAATAATGATCCACATATCATCAAGGCCGAGATTTCTGCACCGGATGTCGTTGTCAACAAGTATACACTTCAGGATAAGGACATTTCTGCCGCTCTTAAG aaacatgTTGCGGAAGCGGCTGCACACTTTGCAACAATGACAGACGCTGACCGTGACGCCGCAGTTGTCCAACTACCAAATGCAAATCATACTGGAAATGGAGGAGGAGGAAAAGGAAAACGATCATCTGACATGAAAATCGATGTGGAGGGTACAAAGAATCTGTACAAGCAAGCGCTGGAATTTCTCGACAAGTATGATGTTGAACTCCACGTGGAGTAA